The following nucleotide sequence is from Siphonobacter curvatus.
GGTTACGCCGGGGAGCTCGGGCACGTGCCCATTTTTGACAATGAAGTAATATGTCACTGTGGTAAGAAAGGCTGTCTGGAAACGGAAGCTTCGGGCTGGGCGTTAACGCGATTGTTTCAGGAAAAAATACGCGAAGGTTCTACCTCCGTTTTGACCCGTACGGGGCTGCAGCCGGATCAGATTCAGATGCAGGACATTATTCAGGCGGCTAAAAATGACGATGTACTGGCCATTGAACTCATGGCTCAACTGGGCGACAACATCGGGCGGGGCATTGCCTTCCTGATCAATGTCTTTAATCCGGAACTAATCATTCTTGGCGGCAGTCTGGCCACCACGCAGGATTACATCTACTTACCGATCAAAACGGCGATTAATAAATATTCCCTGAGTCTGGTCAACAATGATACGCAGGTAAAAATGTCGAAACTGGGCGAGCACGCGGGTATTGTAGGTGCCTGCCTACTGGTTCGCGACCGACTGCTTTCGTTGGTCTAGCTTATTCCATTGTTTGATACAGCATACTACGAAAAAAGCCAGCCTTCTACCGAGGGCTGGCCTTTTTGTATAGTCTAGCAACCATTAACGTTCCATCGACATCCAGTCCAGGTAAAAGAGCTCTTGCTTGGGTGCTGCTTCTGGATTTCTAAAAACCAGGTACAGATCGTGAAAACCTTTGGCTGGCTGGATCGGCGTTCGTACTTCTTTCCATCCGTTTACTACGTTAGCTTTTCCGGCTGGAATCGTAACTTTCCCAATTACGGGACCGCTCACGCCATCCTGCCGAATCTCTACCTGACCGCCCTCGCCGTAGGACAAGAACCGAAATTTGATCTGCCGAATGCCGACTAAATCCAGGTGATGAAAGGCCACATACGTCTGATCGTAAATTTTCCGGATGTACGATTGATAGCCATTGTTGGCCGTAGCGATGACCACGCCAACCGTACCCCGGTCGTTGTCTTCTAATTGAAGCAGTGGGTTACGCAGAACCAGATGTTCGCGACTCGTCAACGGTTCAATCCCGTGAGCACCCCGGTCAGTGTAACGAGCCAGCAGTACGTAGGCACCGTCCGGATTTTTGGCAGAATGCTGGTTGAGGGATAAGGTACCCGACAGCGGTAAGGCCTTCGTTTTCTGATTCAGCGAAAGAATATAGCGAACCATTTCCTGAGCATCGGCGACGGACAGATCGGGGTGCGGACTCATCGCATACTTACCCCAAACGCCGCTACCGCCCTTGATGACTTTCTGAGCCAGCCGATCAACGGCATCGTCCTTGTACTTCCCGGCAATGGCCTGCAAGTTTGGTCCGATGGAAGCCGTCGCCAGGGCATGACAGGATTTGCAATCGGAAGCCAGAAACAACTTTTCGCCCTTCATCTGCAGGGTAATGGAATGCGTGTTACCCGACAAAACGCTGGCGAGGTCTTTGCCGTAGTCCAGATACGTAAACGAAAGCTTCGTCTGGGCCGGATCAATCTTCTGATCTTCGCGGTCGGTGATCCGTACCTGGTAGTTCAGTCGCGAATGATCCCAGTAAAAACTCCGGTTGTTTGTCGAAAGAATTTCAACCTTCGGCGGCGTATTGCCTACCTTAATGGTAACTGCAGCCGTACCTTTTCCACCCTGCGAATCAATGGCTGTAAGCGTAACGGGATAGACGCCGGGCTTCTCGAAAGTCGGGGAGACCTCCGTACCTTTCAGCGTTTGTTTGCCCACCTGCCACTCAAACGTGAGCTGATCGCCGGGGTCGTAATCTTTGGAACGAGCCGCGGATAAATGTACCTTCAACGGAGCCGCTCCGTAGCGGTGATCCACCTGAATATCCGCCACGGGGTTGCGATTACCTTCCGCGTACTCGATCCGGTACAAACCCGCATCGGCATTGTTGGCAAACCAGTTGGTACCGTACGCCAGCAAATAAATGGCTCCGTCCGCAGCTAGTTGCATGTCCATGGGAGCCACGACATTGAGTTGGGGCAGGAAAGGCTCCATTTTCACGTAGTTCCCCTGTTCGTCCAGCGTCACGGCCATAATCCAGCGGCGGATCCAGTCGTAAATGAAGAGTTTGCCGTTGTAGTACGCGGGTAAGCGATAACTGCCCTGCGGGTATTCGTCACGATAATACACCGGACCTGCCATGGCACTGGCTCCGCCTTTGCCGACCAAGGGCCAGCGTTTAGATGGACCTTTCCCGTACCAGATCATGGCGGGTTGAGCGGGCGGTAATTCTTTCACGCCCGTATTGTTGGGGGAAAGATTCATCGGATGAGCTGGGTCCTGCTTGGGGCCTTCCTTTTTGGTAGCGAAATCATACTTTGGAAAGGCTTCGTTGTTTCCCAGAAAATACGGATAACCGAAAAAACCGGGTTTACGGGCCTGATTGATTTCATCGTAACTCATCGTCCCTTCCTGGGCGGGTACTTGCGTATCCGGTCCGACATCGCCCCAGTAGACAAAGCTATTTTTGGGATCGACCGAAACCCGGAATGGATTTCGGCAACCCATGACGTAAATTTCGGGCCGTCCTTTCGAGCCGTCTTTGGGAAAGAGGTTGCCCTCGGGAATGGTGTAGGTGCCGTCGGCTTCGGGTTTGATCCGAAGAATCTTGCCCCGTAAATCGTTACTATTCGCCGTGGAAGCCTGATCGTCGGAGAGCTCCCGACCGGGCCGTTCATCGGTAGGAT
It contains:
- a CDS encoding PQQ-dependent sugar dehydrogenase, with protein sequence MKTATIILGLAALASTLSFRPYHHSESDTPPDSSRFTVMPLVQGLDEPMGMALLPNRNVVIAERKGGVRLYDAQEKQLKTIANLNVFSGIEDGLLGVAADPDFERNHWLYLYYGVGGEKWISHLSRFELKGDQLDLASKKVLLEIPTQRKYCCHSAGYVTFSKGLLYLSTGDNTNAEEIEGHNPTDERPGRELSDDQASTANSNDLRGKILRIKPEADGTYTIPEGNLFPKDGSKGRPEIYVMGCRNPFRVSVDPKNSFVYWGDVGPDTQVPAQEGTMSYDEINQARKPGFFGYPYFLGNNEAFPKYDFATKKEGPKQDPAHPMNLSPNNTGVKELPPAQPAMIWYGKGPSKRWPLVGKGGASAMAGPVYYRDEYPQGSYRLPAYYNGKLFIYDWIRRWIMAVTLDEQGNYVKMEPFLPQLNVVAPMDMQLAADGAIYLLAYGTNWFANNADAGLYRIEYAEGNRNPVADIQVDHRYGAAPLKVHLSAARSKDYDPGDQLTFEWQVGKQTLKGTEVSPTFEKPGVYPVTLTAIDSQGGKGTAAVTIKVGNTPPKVEILSTNNRSFYWDHSRLNYQVRITDREDQKIDPAQTKLSFTYLDYGKDLASVLSGNTHSITLQMKGEKLFLASDCKSCHALATASIGPNLQAIAGKYKDDAVDRLAQKVIKGGSGVWGKYAMSPHPDLSVADAQEMVRYILSLNQKTKALPLSGTLSLNQHSAKNPDGAYVLLARYTDRGAHGIEPLTSREHLVLRNPLLQLEDNDRGTVGVVIATANNGYQSYIRKIYDQTYVAFHHLDLVGIRQIKFRFLSYGEGGQVEIRQDGVSGPVIGKVTIPAGKANVVNGWKEVRTPIQPAKGFHDLYLVFRNPEAAPKQELFYLDWMSMER